The genomic DNA GCCATCGCGCAGGTCGCGCAATGCGCGGTCCAGCAGCGCCTTGTTCGAGAACCGCTCGGAGGATAGCTCGTCGCCCAGGAAGCCGGCCGGCGCCCAGGCCACGTGCTTGAATCCGCACTGCTCGGCCCATTGCAGCGTCTGCGGCGCGGTATGGCCTCCCGGCGCCCGCCACAGCGGCGACATGGTTGCGCCGCTCAGGCTCTTCAGTGCCTGCGCGCTGCGGTTCAGCTCGCTGCAAAAGCTTTGCTGGTCCATGACTACGTCCTGGCCCGCATGCGCGCCGAACTGCGGCCGCATGGTGACCTTGCCGTCGCGCACGCCGCGCAGGTAGACGTGATCGAACGTATGGCTGCCAAAGACATGGCCGTCGGCAGCCAGCGTCTTCCAGTACGCGGTCCAGCCAGGATCGAGCGAGCTGTCCTTGTTGATGGTGGGTTCGTTGGCGAGGAAGAACGTCGCCTTGATATGGTGCCGGCGCAGCGTGTCGGCGATCAGCGCCGCCTGGCTCATGCTGCCGGTATCGAAGGTCAGGTAGAGCGTGCCGGCGCGGCAGGCCTGAGGCGCAGCGGCGGGAAACGGGCCCGCCGAACTGGCCGGCCCGGCGGCTAGCGCCAGTCCGGTGGCTGCAAGCCCGGCAGCCACCGCGCGGACCAAAGCGCGGGGCAACCGGGACTGCGAATGCTTGCTCATGATGCCTGTCCTGATTTCCTGTGACTGCATTGGAGTGGCGGCGGCCCTACTAGTTCGATGCCGCGCCCGCAACAGTGTTCCCGGCCGCGCGGCCGGGCGCCCCCGCTCAATAAAGCGGTGCGCGGGTACGGAAATAAATGCCGTGCGGCGAGCGGCCCACACGGATGGTCTTGACCAGCTTGCGGCTGGCCACGTCGATCAGGCCCACCGCACGCGCCCAGCGGAAGCTCACCCACAAGGTCTTGCCGTCGGCGGTCAGCTCCATGTCGTCCG from Cupriavidus sp. D39 includes the following:
- a CDS encoding polysaccharide deacetylase family protein, with protein sequence MSKHSQSRLPRALVRAVAAGLAATGLALAAGPASSAGPFPAAAPQACRAGTLYLTFDTGSMSQAALIADTLRRHHIKATFFLANEPTINKDSSLDPGWTAYWKTLAADGHVFGSHTFDHVYLRGVRDGKVTMRPQFGAHAGQDVVMDQQSFCSELNRSAQALKSLSGATMSPLWRAPGGHTAPQTLQWAEQCGFKHVAWAPAGFLGDELSSERFSNKALLDRALRDLRDGDIAMAHLGIWSRKDPWAPGVLEPLISGLEHKGFCFATLREHPAYRDWLRSRSATVAGSR